The following coding sequences are from one Triticum aestivum cultivar Chinese Spring chromosome 5A, IWGSC CS RefSeq v2.1, whole genome shotgun sequence window:
- the LOC123103510 gene encoding bifunctional protein FolD 1, mitochondrial → MGGAAVALLAATRRRSIPLVTSSLPRAARGLHEAAAAAGEDKARTRRRRSSSSSFLGPDITDTWDPPPRPAASPLPPRAAGVDYESTATIIDGKSIAEDIRLQVAEEVLQMKNAVGHVPGLAVVLVGDRKDSQSYVRFKVKGCEEVGIKSLLAELPRNCTEDEVVDSVSRFNEDPSVHGVLVQLPLPQHMDEEKILNAISLDKDVDGFHPLNVGNLALRSRKPLFVSCAAKACLELLLQSGIDLMGKHVTIIGRSKVVGLPTSLLLQRHHATVSAIHAYTENPEEITRGSDIVISAAGVANLVRGSWLKQGAVVIDVGTNPVEDPASDFGYRLTGDVCFEEAVNVASAITPVPGGVGPVTIAMLLANTLDSAKRVYGLSD, encoded by the exons ATGGGCGGCGCCGCCGTAGCCTTGCTCGCCGCCACTAGACGACGCTCCATCCCGCTTGTTACCTCCTCGCTCCCTCGTGCTGCGCGCGGTCTCCACGAggctgcagcggcggcgggggaggacaaGGCGAGGACGCGCCGGCggaggagcagtagcagcagctttCTTGGACCAGACATCACCGACACCTGGGATCCACCCCCGCGCCCCGCGGCGAGCCCGCTTCCCCCGCGAGCCGCCGGAG TTGATTATGAGTCCACGGCAACCATTATCGATGGCAAGTCCATTGCAGAGGACATAAGGTTACAGGTTGCTGAGGAGGTTCTTCAAATGAAAAATGCAGTCGGACATGTTCCTGGCCTTGCTGTCGTATTGGTAGGCGATAGAAAGGACTCTCAGTCCTACGTGAGATTTAAAGTAAAGGGTTGTGAGGAAGTCGGAATAAAATCTTTGCTGGCAGAGTTGCCTAGGAACTGCACAGAAGATGAGGTGGTGGATTCGGTGTCAAGATTCAATGAAGACCCATCCGTTCATGGCGTCCTTGTTCAGCTACCACTACCACAA CATATGGATGAAGAAAAGATTCTCAACGCCATTAGCCTAGACAAGGATGTTGATGGTTTCCACCCCTTAAACGTTGGTAATCTTGCCCTTAGAAGCCGGAAACCTTTGTTTGTTTCCTGTGCTGCAAAGGCTTGCCTTGAATTATTGCTCCAATCTGGTATTGATCTCATGGGAAAGCATGTGACTATTATCGGGAGAAGCAAAGTTGTTGGATTACCCACTTCCTTACTTTTACAG AGACATCACGCTACTGTAAGTGCTATCCATGCCTACACAGAAAATCCAGAGGAGATTACTCGTGGATCTGACATTGTGATCTCAGCTGCTGGAGTGGCCAACCTTGTAAGAGGAAGTTGGTTAAAGCAAGGTGCAGTTGTGATTGATGTTGGGACAAATCCAGTGGAG GATCCAGCCAGTGATTTTGGCTATCGATTAACTGGAGATGTCTGCTTCGAAGAAGCAGTGAATGTGGCTTCTGCTATAACTCCAGTTCCAGGCGGAGTGGGACCAGTCACCATTGCAATGCTTCTTGCCAACACACTTGACTCGGCCAAACGAGTTTATGGCTTGAGTGACTGA
- the LOC123103511 gene encoding putative glucose-6-phosphate 1-epimerase, translated as MAASCTLTVPAPFAAASSSSSTSARRYRRFGVVAMASVGQKVYAPGVAVSDGNGGLPKISLKSPHGSEAEIYLFGACVTSWKVPSGKDLLFVRPDAVFNGQKPISGGIPHCFPQFGPGPMQQHGFARNVNWSITDSEVTEGDPTVTLELKDDSYSRSMWDFSFQALYKVVLHSTSLSTTLKIINTDDKPFSFNSALHTYFSASIAGVSVKGLKGSKTLNKDPDPKNPLEGKEERDEVTFPGFVDCVYLGAPTELTLDNGLGDKIVISNTNWSDAVLWNPHLQMEACYKDFVCVENAKIETVQLGPKESWVAEQKIELV; from the exons ATGGCGGCTTCCTGCACGCTCACCGTCCCCGCCcccttcgccgccgcctcctcctcctcctccacttcaGCCCGTCGGTACAG GCGATTCGGGGTGGTTGCCATGGCTAGCGTGGGGCAGAAGGTGTACGCGCCCGGCGTGGCCGTCTCCGACGGCAACGGCGGCCTGCCCAAGATCAGCCTCAAATCCCCGCACGGGAG TGAGGCTGAGATTTATCTATTTGGAGCATGTGTCACATCTTGGAAGGTTCCCAGTGGAAAGGACCTGCTCTTTGTCAGACCAGATGCCGTGTTCAATGGCCAGAAACCCATCAG CGGTGGAATTCCACATTGTTTCCCCCAGTTTGGCCCCGGTCCCATGCAGCAG CATGGATTTGCCAGGAATGTGAATTGGTCTATTACTGATTCAGAAGTCACAGAAGGAGATCCAACTGTAACTTTGGAACTAAAAGACGACTCGTACAGCCGTTCAATGTGGGATTTTAGTTTCCAAGCTTTATACAAG GTTGTGCTGCACTCTACAAGCCTGTCAACGACCCTGAAAATAATAAATACAGACGATAAACCTTTCTCGTTCAACTCAGCCCTCCACACTTATTTCAGT GCTTCCATCGCTGGTGTTTCAGTGAAAGGTCTCAAAGGTAGCAAGACTCTCAATAAGGATCCTGATCCTAAAAATCCTCTGGAGGGCAAAGAAGAAAG GGACGAGGTGACCTTTCCAGGATTTGTGGACTGTGTTTACCTTGGCGCACCGACTGAGCTTACACTGGACAATGGATTGGGTGACAAAATTGTAATCTCAAACACAAA CTGGTCAGATGCAGTGTTGTGGAATCCTCATTTGCAGATGGAGGCATGCTACAAAGACTTTGTTTGTGTTGAAAATGCAAAG ATTGAAACAGTACAACTGGGTCCAAAAGAATCTTGGGTGGCAGAGCAGAAAATTGAACTTGTCTGA